A genomic window from Triticum urartu cultivar G1812 chromosome 7, Tu2.1, whole genome shotgun sequence includes:
- the LOC125525244 gene encoding tau-cadinol synthase-like isoform X1: MHKPSLEIHTYIYMASITREMVCGFEPSVWGDYFITYQPPPLQRSEVSLRIKAEKLKEDICMLLNTCEDGLERITLVDSLQHLGIDHLFAEQIRTTIWDIHGTEFSSSSLHYVALQFRLLREHGIWVSTETSVAFILADVFNNFRGKDGCFRKDITNEPKGLLSLYNAAYLFVHNEPELEEAISFARHHLEVIRGSLNSPLAEQVKRALQVPLPRTSRRVETLHYLSEYRKEKDYKPLILELAQLDFTLLRHVQLMELKDISEWWNNLKSICGLTYVRDRIVEAYLWSHTVFYEQSCARARMIKAKLITLITILDDTYDVHATIEECRLLNAAIQRWDESAISDVPEYLKMFYRELLRNFRMFEGEVAIVDKYRIDYTKKALQNQSAYYLQEAEWVQQNHKPCFEDQVNLTSMSSAVPLLSVGMLTGMGEAITNAAFDWVASRPDVVIAGARIGRFLNDIAAYKRGKNSGDVESSVECYIHEHGVTDEQAFTVIYSLIEDGWKTTNQARFDHGALLPAVQRVVNAVVSMQLYYDNGGDAYTFNMHIQEIVNKLFLEPIPM, encoded by the exons ATGCACAAGCCTTCCCTCgaaatacatacatacatctaCATGGCGTCCATCACCCGTGAAATGGTGTGCGGTTTTGAACCCTCGGTCTGGGGTGACTACTTCATCACATATCAGCCGCCGCCACTACAG AGGTCAGAGGTTTCGTTGAGGATCAAAGCAGAGAAACTGAAGGAGGACATCTGTATGTTGCTTAACACTTGCGAGGACGGGTTGGAGAGAATAACATTAGTGGATTCACTTCAGCATCTCGGAATCGATCACCTTTTTGCAGAACAAATTCGAACAACAATATGGGACATCCATGGAACCGAATTTAGTAGTTCTAGCCTCCACTATGTTGCTCTCCAATTTCGGTTGCTTAGAGAGCATGGAATTTGGGTATCTACAG AGACTTCCGTGGCATTTATTCTTGCAGATGTATTCAATAACTTCAGAGGTAAAGATGGGTGCTTCAGGAAGGACATAACAAATGAGCCAAAGGGATTGTTAAGTTTGTACAACGCTGCTTACCTTTTTGTTCATAATGAGCCGGAGCTCGAAGAAGCCATTTCCTTCGCCAGACATCATCTTGAAGTAATTAGGGGCAGTCTCAACTCCCCTTTAGCCGAGCAAGTCAAACGAGCTCTTCAGGTACCACTTCCAAGGACCTCTAGAAGGGTGGAAACATTGCACTACTTGTCGGAATACAGAAAAGAGAAGGACTATAAACCTCTTATACTTGAGCTCGCACAGCTGGATTTTACCCTTCTGCGGCATGTCCAGCTAATGGAGCTCAAAGATATTAGCGA GTGGTGGAATAACCTGAAGAGCATCTGTGGATTAACCTATGTGCGTGATCGTATTGTGGAGGCTTACTTGTGGTCTCACACAGTGTTCTATGAGCAAAGTTGTGCACGCGCAAGGATGATCAAGGCCAAGTTAATTACACTAATCACCATACTGGATGATACATATGATGTACATGCCACCATAGAGGAATGTAGGCTGCTAAATGCAGCCATTCAAAG ATGGGATGAGAGTGCCATTTCTGACGTACCAGAGTACCTGAAAATGTTCTATAGAGAATTGCTAAGAAACTTTCGGATGTTTGAGGGAGAAGTGGCAATAGTTGACAAGTACCGGATTGACTACACGAAGAAAGCG CTCCAAAATCAGTCTGCTTATTATCTCCAAGAAGCTGAATGGGTACAACAAAATCATAAGCCATGTTTTGAAGATCAAGTGAATCTGACATCCATGTCCTCAGCCGTGCCATTGCTATCTGTGGGTATGTTGACTGGCATGGGTGAGGCAATAACGAATGCAGCATTCGATTGGGTTGCCAGTAGGCCTGATGTAGTCATAGCCGGCGCAAGGATTGGCCGTTTTCTGAATGACATCGCGGCATATAAA CGCGGAAAGAACAGTGGGGACGTTGAGAGCTCTGTGGAGTGTTACATCCATGAGCATGGAGTTACAGATGAGCAAGCCTTCACAGTAATCTATTCACTCATAGAGGATGGGTGGAAAACCACGAATCAGGCTCGCTTTGATCACGGTGCACTACTCCCAGCAGTGCAGCGGGTTGTCAATGCGGTTGTTAGCATGCAACTCTACTACGACAATGGAGGAGATGCATACACATTCAACATGCACATTCAAGAGATCGTCAACAAACTGTTTCTCGAGCCCATTCCTATGTAA
- the LOC125525244 gene encoding tau-cadinol synthase-like isoform X2 — protein MHKPSLEIHTYIYMASITREMVCGFEPSVWGDYFITYQPPPLQRSEVSLRIKAEKLKEDICMLLNTCEDGLERITLVDSLQHLGIDHLFAEQIRTTIWDIHGTEFSSSSLHYVALQFRLLREHGIWVSTDVFNNFRGKDGCFRKDITNEPKGLLSLYNAAYLFVHNEPELEEAISFARHHLEVIRGSLNSPLAEQVKRALQVPLPRTSRRVETLHYLSEYRKEKDYKPLILELAQLDFTLLRHVQLMELKDISEWWNNLKSICGLTYVRDRIVEAYLWSHTVFYEQSCARARMIKAKLITLITILDDTYDVHATIEECRLLNAAIQRWDESAISDVPEYLKMFYRELLRNFRMFEGEVAIVDKYRIDYTKKALQNQSAYYLQEAEWVQQNHKPCFEDQVNLTSMSSAVPLLSVGMLTGMGEAITNAAFDWVASRPDVVIAGARIGRFLNDIAAYKRGKNSGDVESSVECYIHEHGVTDEQAFTVIYSLIEDGWKTTNQARFDHGALLPAVQRVVNAVVSMQLYYDNGGDAYTFNMHIQEIVNKLFLEPIPM, from the exons ATGCACAAGCCTTCCCTCgaaatacatacatacatctaCATGGCGTCCATCACCCGTGAAATGGTGTGCGGTTTTGAACCCTCGGTCTGGGGTGACTACTTCATCACATATCAGCCGCCGCCACTACAG AGGTCAGAGGTTTCGTTGAGGATCAAAGCAGAGAAACTGAAGGAGGACATCTGTATGTTGCTTAACACTTGCGAGGACGGGTTGGAGAGAATAACATTAGTGGATTCACTTCAGCATCTCGGAATCGATCACCTTTTTGCAGAACAAATTCGAACAACAATATGGGACATCCATGGAACCGAATTTAGTAGTTCTAGCCTCCACTATGTTGCTCTCCAATTTCGGTTGCTTAGAGAGCATGGAATTTGGGTATCTACAG ATGTATTCAATAACTTCAGAGGTAAAGATGGGTGCTTCAGGAAGGACATAACAAATGAGCCAAAGGGATTGTTAAGTTTGTACAACGCTGCTTACCTTTTTGTTCATAATGAGCCGGAGCTCGAAGAAGCCATTTCCTTCGCCAGACATCATCTTGAAGTAATTAGGGGCAGTCTCAACTCCCCTTTAGCCGAGCAAGTCAAACGAGCTCTTCAGGTACCACTTCCAAGGACCTCTAGAAGGGTGGAAACATTGCACTACTTGTCGGAATACAGAAAAGAGAAGGACTATAAACCTCTTATACTTGAGCTCGCACAGCTGGATTTTACCCTTCTGCGGCATGTCCAGCTAATGGAGCTCAAAGATATTAGCGA GTGGTGGAATAACCTGAAGAGCATCTGTGGATTAACCTATGTGCGTGATCGTATTGTGGAGGCTTACTTGTGGTCTCACACAGTGTTCTATGAGCAAAGTTGTGCACGCGCAAGGATGATCAAGGCCAAGTTAATTACACTAATCACCATACTGGATGATACATATGATGTACATGCCACCATAGAGGAATGTAGGCTGCTAAATGCAGCCATTCAAAG ATGGGATGAGAGTGCCATTTCTGACGTACCAGAGTACCTGAAAATGTTCTATAGAGAATTGCTAAGAAACTTTCGGATGTTTGAGGGAGAAGTGGCAATAGTTGACAAGTACCGGATTGACTACACGAAGAAAGCG CTCCAAAATCAGTCTGCTTATTATCTCCAAGAAGCTGAATGGGTACAACAAAATCATAAGCCATGTTTTGAAGATCAAGTGAATCTGACATCCATGTCCTCAGCCGTGCCATTGCTATCTGTGGGTATGTTGACTGGCATGGGTGAGGCAATAACGAATGCAGCATTCGATTGGGTTGCCAGTAGGCCTGATGTAGTCATAGCCGGCGCAAGGATTGGCCGTTTTCTGAATGACATCGCGGCATATAAA CGCGGAAAGAACAGTGGGGACGTTGAGAGCTCTGTGGAGTGTTACATCCATGAGCATGGAGTTACAGATGAGCAAGCCTTCACAGTAATCTATTCACTCATAGAGGATGGGTGGAAAACCACGAATCAGGCTCGCTTTGATCACGGTGCACTACTCCCAGCAGTGCAGCGGGTTGTCAATGCGGTTGTTAGCATGCAACTCTACTACGACAATGGAGGAGATGCATACACATTCAACATGCACATTCAAGAGATCGTCAACAAACTGTTTCTCGAGCCCATTCCTATGTAA
- the LOC125525244 gene encoding tau-cadinol synthase-like isoform X3, which translates to MFHDSRLGPLKSLLNATFGGKDSITVAIVSHLCRTILYRAGYCSWRVAVPSHLSSQNLTFDPSLMRSEVSLRIKAEKLKEDIYVFNNFRGKDGCFRKDITNEPKGLLSLYNAAYLFVHNEPELEEAISFARHHLEVIRGSLNSPLAEQVKRALQVPLPRTSRRVETLHYLSEYRKEKDYKPLILELAQLDFTLLRHVQLMELKDISEWWNNLKSICGLTYVRDRIVEAYLWSHTVFYEQSCARARMIKAKLITLITILDDTYDVHATIEECRLLNAAIQRWDESAISDVPEYLKMFYRELLRNFRMFEGEVAIVDKYRIDYTKKALQNQSAYYLQEAEWVQQNHKPCFEDQVNLTSMSSAVPLLSVGMLTGMGEAITNAAFDWVASRPDVVIAGARIGRFLNDIAAYKRGKNSGDVESSVECYIHEHGVTDEQAFTVIYSLIEDGWKTTNQARFDHGALLPAVQRVVNAVVSMQLYYDNGGDAYTFNMHIQEIVNKLFLEPIPM; encoded by the exons ATGTTCCACGATTCAAGGCTAGGGCCACTTAAATCTCTCCTGAACGCCACATTCGGCGGAAAGGATTCCATAACCGTGGCGATAGTATCACACTTATGCCGCACAATATTGTATAGGGCGGGATATTGTTCCTGGAGAGTGGCAGTGCCTAGCCACTTATCCTCCCAGAACCTAACCTTTGATCCGTCCTTAATG AGGTCAGAGGTTTCGTTGAGGATCAAAGCAGAGAAACTGAAGGAGGACATCT ATGTATTCAATAACTTCAGAGGTAAAGATGGGTGCTTCAGGAAGGACATAACAAATGAGCCAAAGGGATTGTTAAGTTTGTACAACGCTGCTTACCTTTTTGTTCATAATGAGCCGGAGCTCGAAGAAGCCATTTCCTTCGCCAGACATCATCTTGAAGTAATTAGGGGCAGTCTCAACTCCCCTTTAGCCGAGCAAGTCAAACGAGCTCTTCAGGTACCACTTCCAAGGACCTCTAGAAGGGTGGAAACATTGCACTACTTGTCGGAATACAGAAAAGAGAAGGACTATAAACCTCTTATACTTGAGCTCGCACAGCTGGATTTTACCCTTCTGCGGCATGTCCAGCTAATGGAGCTCAAAGATATTAGCGA GTGGTGGAATAACCTGAAGAGCATCTGTGGATTAACCTATGTGCGTGATCGTATTGTGGAGGCTTACTTGTGGTCTCACACAGTGTTCTATGAGCAAAGTTGTGCACGCGCAAGGATGATCAAGGCCAAGTTAATTACACTAATCACCATACTGGATGATACATATGATGTACATGCCACCATAGAGGAATGTAGGCTGCTAAATGCAGCCATTCAAAG ATGGGATGAGAGTGCCATTTCTGACGTACCAGAGTACCTGAAAATGTTCTATAGAGAATTGCTAAGAAACTTTCGGATGTTTGAGGGAGAAGTGGCAATAGTTGACAAGTACCGGATTGACTACACGAAGAAAGCG CTCCAAAATCAGTCTGCTTATTATCTCCAAGAAGCTGAATGGGTACAACAAAATCATAAGCCATGTTTTGAAGATCAAGTGAATCTGACATCCATGTCCTCAGCCGTGCCATTGCTATCTGTGGGTATGTTGACTGGCATGGGTGAGGCAATAACGAATGCAGCATTCGATTGGGTTGCCAGTAGGCCTGATGTAGTCATAGCCGGCGCAAGGATTGGCCGTTTTCTGAATGACATCGCGGCATATAAA CGCGGAAAGAACAGTGGGGACGTTGAGAGCTCTGTGGAGTGTTACATCCATGAGCATGGAGTTACAGATGAGCAAGCCTTCACAGTAATCTATTCACTCATAGAGGATGGGTGGAAAACCACGAATCAGGCTCGCTTTGATCACGGTGCACTACTCCCAGCAGTGCAGCGGGTTGTCAATGCGGTTGTTAGCATGCAACTCTACTACGACAATGGAGGAGATGCATACACATTCAACATGCACATTCAAGAGATCGTCAACAAACTGTTTCTCGAGCCCATTCCTATGTAA